TTATTTTGACGAATATTACACTCAGTTCTTTGTTGTCATTAGTTTTTCACTCTTAATCTCTTATAAACACTATTTTCGCCCTAAAGTGCTCCTAAGTCTACAAGGCATAGAGAGTTTCGCAGTGGGTTTGCTCCATTATTCCTTATATTAAAATCATGTCTTTGAGTTATATTGCCATTTAAGGGATTATATTCAACAATGCTACCATCGGTAATAGTACCACCAGAACAGGTTATATAAAACCTTCCATTTGATGATTCTATAAATGTTCCTATTGGTCTATACCCTTCAAAATCTAGGAAGTTAGTAAATGTAAGGTTTCCTGTTGCCAACTCTACCTTATAAAACGTACCTGAATTTGCATCTAGTTGATTGTGTTGTGCAGTAGCTGAATATAAGAAACCATTTTTTTCTATAAAACCACCTTGTGGATCCCAACCTTCAATTGCTACAATCCATTCAAAACTCCAAAGGTTTTGATAGTTATTACCATTTTTGTCAATTTTAAAAAGGTTTCCTTTATTATTAGATCCACCTAATTTTGAAGCACCATAAAGGTAGCCATCTGAAGCTTCAAATAATGTATTATTGATAGCCCCTTCAAATTGATTACTGTTGGGGAAACCTCCAGGCGATGCATAAACTAACTCAAGTGAGTTTGTAGCGGTGTTAAATCTAATTATTGCACCATAACCGTTTGTTGAGCCGCTAGCCGTTGTGAAGTATATATGAGCGTCAGATGCCTCCATTAATTTACTTTTATTTGGACCATATATATTGGCATCTAAAGTGCCTAAAATTGAAATTGTACTCGTATTTATATCATAAGACCAAATTTTTCCATCATTACCCGTACCTGTTATTTCACTAGTGGAATACAATAAACCATTAGTGTGAAGTAATGGGCTGATATTGTGCAAGTACCCTGTCGGAGATAAATCATCGAAGTATTGTATTACTTGCAGATCATTTGTTAGAGGATCAAATTCATAAAAAGAACCTGTGGCAAATACTGCTCCGGCATTAACAATTTGTCCATCAGAGTTTGTAAATCCGTAAAGTTTACCATTACCAGCTAATGTTAAACCTGCCGTGGGATTACCTCCAGTTGTGGTTGTGAAATCAAATAGTTTCTGAATGTTTTGACCATTTTGATCAACTCTATAAATAGTTCCAAGACCATTTGCTCCTCCCTCATATGTGGTACCATACATGTACAAACCTGTTCCTAAAGGTTCTTCATATTCATATATGTTAGTAATATTTTTTTCGCATGAGCTCAATATAATAACTAAAAGTAGTAAGATTTTTTTCATAAGAAATTATTTAAAAAACAAATTTAAAGAATAAAATATTTTGTGTTAATAAAATTTCATTTTTTTAATTACTGCTAACGTAAGTACGTTTATTCAACGTTTTAATGTTTTACAACGTGTTTGTGTATGCTTTGTTGCGTTGGTTTAGCGTAAAGTTAGCAAATAATTACTGAATAGAAAATCCGCGAGGATTTTCGTAAATTGGCTAAAAGAAAGCAATAAAATATACACGGTGTTGTAGGTAGTTTTATCTAAATCCTACATTTTCTTTTTTATGATAAAAATTCGTTTTGATTCCTTTTTCATTTAATATAAAATTCAATTTTTCAGATTCTTTACCACTACAGTTAAATCGTAATTTTTCCCTTTTAAATTCAATTTTATAGTGAGCTGGTGTTCTACTCATATATTCATAATATGTGGCTTTTCCGATTTCAGAAAACGAAAGGTTCATTTTTTTATTCCCAATAAGATTTATTGGATATTCAATTATAAATTCTTCTTTCTTAGAGTTAATTTTCACTCTTTTAATCCACTTTTTATTTTTCAGAATTAGAATAATTATAAATACAATTAATGTTATTGTAAATAGTATATATGGGTTTTCAATTTCCAAAAAGTAAATAGGGAAAATAGAAATTAATAAAGTTAACATTAAAACTTTACTTATTCCATTAATATATTCTGGTTCAAATTCCATTTAGTTTTTATTTCTCGTTTAACTTTTCAAAATATTTTTCACGATGAAATTTATTCACATCTCTTTCAATTGTGTCTGCTTTTGAATTCAAAATATAATATTCAAAATCGGATTCACTTTTTTTAAACAAAGAGTCTCCAACATTCAGTTTTTCGTGAATAAAATAAGGGATTTGTTTTTCAAATTTATTATTTATTAAAATTGGTCTCATTCTTCCTTGCATTCTGTCTAACAAAAGACTCGTTATTTTTCCAGAGTATGATTCGTTTTTTATTCTATTATATTCCTTTTTAAGATAACTTTCAGAATTGTCTTGAATTGTAATAACTATAATAAGAAATATAAGAATTGGAATAAAGACAAACGCAAGATTTTTCCTTATTTCTTTATCTTGTTTTCTTAATTTATTTTTGTCTTCAGTATTCATTTCGTTAATTACCTACAACGAGTTATATGTAATCAAATATATCGCATTTTGGTATTAATTTTCTGGATAAGATAACTTTTTTCATTTTTACTTTAGTTTTTCGGTTAATTGTATTTTTATAATGGTTATTTAAAAATGCAATGGTATACGCTTTTTACACAACTAAGATACGAGAGACGTGGAATGTGATTGGAAATAGGAAGTTACGAAACCTCTTGTTTCTCTGTGCTTTTACAAGCTTGTAAGCACAATAAAAGAATAATTAAAACAATCTCATCTATTAATCACAAATCATTTGCCCGACATACTATAATTTCAGTAAGAATTCAAAAGGAATGTAACGGCTACTATCATTAAAAACGTCATTGCGAAAGAGGAACGATTGAAGCAATCTCATAATTAAAACTATTCAACAAACAGATTACCACGTCCTAACGTCCTCGTAATGACATTTATATCATGTTTTTGTAAAAAAAGGAAATAGGAGACAAGAGACAAGAGACATAATATTAACCAAAATCACCAACCGACATACTATAATTTCAGTAAGAATTCAAAAGGAATGTAACGGCTTAGTGTCCAAAGCTTGTTCTCAACTAGATTGAGGAACCAAATAAAGAGTCTGGACACGATAGTGGAGTTTCTTGTAGAATTCAATGAAATTATAGGAAGTCTAGATTTTTGGTGAAGCCTGTGCTGAACTTGATTCAGTATTCAGCAATGGAAAAGAACAAGAGATAAAACTTAACCGACAAAGAGATTACCACGTCCTATCGTCCTCGTAATGACATTTATATTATGTTATTGTAAAAATAGGAAGTTACAAAACCTCTTGTTTCTCTGTGCTTTTACTGCTTATAAGCACAATAAAGGATGTTGTGCGGTTTATGAGCGAATTGTTAACAAGGGTAAGTGTAATAAATTGGCTTTAATAGCGGTTGCTAATAAACTGATAAAACAGCGTTTTGCTATCGCAAAATCTGGTTTACCATATAACGAAACGTACGTTTCTGTTTTATCAAAATAAATAGTAAACCCATAAAAAATAAACCCTCAAAATACTAATTGATAGTATGATGAGCCTATAATAATAGTGTGTACATTTAATGAAGAAAAGAGTTGGTTTTTAGGTTGGTTGGGTGTTGTGGTGTAGTGTTTTTCTTACTTATTTTTGCAATGCCTGAGTCAGCAAGCTGTCAATATATGTTTGTTGAGTTCGTGCATATTCGTTCGCTTGTCGGCTTCTTAACTTGTATACGTAAGGTATTGTCTCTCCTTTATAAAAGTAGTTACCACGATCTTCATAATCCCCCATCCAAATATCGGGAGGTAAGATACGTATATCGTTTCTATAAAGCAGTGATGAATCCAAGTGTATAATGTTACCGTTAATCAGCAGCTCTTTGCTAAATAAGCCTTTTTTTTTGAAGCGATCTATGGAATTCTCATGGGCATCATACAGTACAATAATATAATCTTCATCAGTTGTTATATGAATATCGCTTGTACTATTCGCATAATTAATTAGTAAATAACCACCTGACAGCAATACCATTTCTGCTATAATAAGTATGTAATATGAAAAAAGTTTTTTTATAAGGCTTCGGTCTAAAACGTACAACCCAACAATAAGCGCTGTGATAGGCACAACTATAATGGGATAAATAATTGCAGGACTCTCAAGAGTAAAACCAAGATAGATAGCATAAATAGCAATAACAATGCTAAAAGGTGTTACAACAGTTAACGGTGTAACAGGATAGAACCATGATTTAAGAGTTTTTAAAGTAGCCATGTCTTACTTTAATTATTGTTTATTAAAGGTACAAAAATAAAAATAGAAGTATGCTTTTACTTTTGTAAATGTTTGTCGTTATATTGTTGCCAACGGTTTATATGCAATCAAATATATCGCATTTTGGTATTAATTTTCTGGATAAGATATTTTTTTTCATTTTTACTTTAGTTTTTCGGTTAATTGTATTTTTATAATGGTTATTTAAAAATGCAATGAAATACGCTTTTTACGAAACAGACGATAGGAGAGAAGTGGTATGTGTTTGAAAATAGGAAGTTACGAAACCTCTTGTTTCTCTGTGCTTTTAAAGCTTGTAAGCACAATAAAGGATACTGTGAGATTTATGAGCGAATTGTTAACATGGGTAAGCGTAAGAAATTGGCTTTAATAGCGGTTGCGAATAAACTGATAAAACAGCGTTTTGCTATTGTAAAATCTGGTTTACCATATAACGAAACATAGGTTTCTGTTTTATCAAAATAAATAGTAATTTAATAAAAAATAAAAGCTCAAAAAACTAATTGATAGCATTATGAGCTTATAATACAGTGCGTACAATTAATGAAGAAAAGAGTTGTTTGTTGGGTTGGTTGGTTGTTGGGCTTTCGTTAGTTTATCCTTTGATTTCTTTATCATCTTTGTAGATTACTTTTTTTGTCAATTTTCCTTTTTTATTATAATTCTCGAAAAGTCCATCTTTTAAGCCATTTTTAAAGTTTCCTTTCTTCTTAATTTTACCGTTTTCATAGTAACTATCACAACGTCCATTCAATTTGTCATTTTTATAGGTTTGAATCCATGACAATTCACCGTTTTCAAAATATATTTCAAATACACCATTATTTTTTCCATTAATGTAATTTCCTTTCAACTTTAAGTTGCCATTTTCATGATAAGTTTCATAGACGCCGTCTTTTATATCGTTTATAAAATTTCCTCTTATGCTTAATTTACCGTTTTCAAAATAGGTTTCAAAGTGTCCATTTAGCTTGCCATTTTTATAAGTAGTTTTAGCGAACAATTGTCCATCGATATAATACTTAAGCAATGAACCATTCCTAACACCGGCTTTATACGTCGATACTTCCTCCAATTGTCCATTCTCATAATACCCCTTAGCAGAGCCATCTATTTTCCCTTCCTTATAATTTGATTCCTCTTTTAATTGACCATTTTCAAAATATGCTGTATAGGGTCCATCAATTTTACCCGCTTTATACACAAACGTTTCGAGTAATTGTCCGTTTTCATAATATTCTTCATATAAACCTTCACGTTTACCTTCTTTGTATATGACAAGATCTTTTAATTGGCCATTCTTGAAAAATGATTTTATTGTGTCTTGGGGTGAACCATCCTTCCAGATAAATTTGAAATGTAAATTACCATTATCGTAATATTCTTCAGAAATACCATCTGGTGAAATGTCTTTCCATATATATCTTGCATGAAGTTGTCCATTTTCAAAGTAACTCTCGTAAAGTCCACTTTGTTGACCGTCTTTAAATGATGTTTTAACTTTTAATTGACCATTACTATAATACTCTTGTGATGGACCTTCTTTTAATCCATCTTTTATATGAAATTTTACTTTTAGCTTGTTATTTGGATGATTATGATAAATAATACCGTCCAATTTTTCTCCATTCAAAAGATATATAAATTGTCCGTTAACATCTTCTACCTCAACTTTTGATAAATGGATTTCATTTTGAGAATTTAACAAATTAAAAGTTAGTAGACTTATTAGAATAAATAAAATGGAATTTTTCATGGCTTTAAATAATAATTAATGTAACCAATTTTTGATTAGAAATAAATGATGTAAATCATATAATCCGGGATGTTCACGTGTGCTTCTATATCAACTATAATAAACAACAATTCTTCGACAAGCTCAGAAGGACATACTTACAATTAATTGTTTTTATGAATAATATTTAAAAAACTTCATGTTAAACAAAATCTCAACTCGACATACTATAATTTCAGTAAGAATTCAAAAGGAATGTAACGGCAAGTGTCCAAAGCTTGTCCTCAACTAGATTGGGGAACCAAATAAAAAGTCTGGACACGATAGTGGAATTTCTTGTAGAATTCAATGAAATTATAGGAAGTCTAGATTTCATGCAAAGCATGTACTGAACTTGTTTCAGTATCAATCAATGGAAAAAAGAAAAGAATAAAAAAGCATTCAAAAAAGAACAATTGAAGCAATCTCATCAATTAGAACAATCCAATAAACAGATTACCACGTCCTAACGTCTCATAATGATATTTATATTATGTTTTTGCAAAAAAGGAAACAGAAAACAGGAGACAGGAAGCATAATATTAACAAAAATCACCAAGCTACTTGTCATTCCTGCGCAGGCAGGAATCCATAACACCTTATTTAGAAAACACTATAACTTATATTATAATAAACAACAATTCTTCGACAAGCTCAGAAAGACATTCTTACAATTAATTCTTTTTTGAACAAAAGATAAAACCTTCAATAT
The window above is part of the Polaribacter sp. SA4-12 genome. Proteins encoded here:
- a CDS encoding choice-of-anchor tandem repeat GloVer-containing protein; the protein is MKKILLLLVIILSSCEKNITNIYEYEEPLGTGLYMYGTTYEGGANGLGTIYRVDQNGQNIQKLFDFTTTTGGNPTAGLTLAGNGKLYGFTNSDGQIVNAGAVFATGSFYEFDPLTNDLQVIQYFDDLSPTGYLHNISPLLHTNGLLYSTSEITGTGNDGKIWSYDINTSTISILGTLDANIYGPNKSKLMEASDAHIYFTTASGSTNGYGAIIRFNTATNSLELVYASPGGFPNSNQFEGAINNTLFEASDGYLYGASKLGGSNNKGNLFKIDKNGNNYQNLWSFEWIVAIEGWDPQGGFIEKNGFLYSATAQHNQLDANSGTFYKVELATGNLTFTNFLDFEGYRPIGTFIESSNGRFYITCSGGTITDGSIVEYNPLNGNITQRHDFNIRNNGANPLRNSLCLVDLGAL
- a CDS encoding toxin-antitoxin system YwqK family antitoxin, with translation MKNSILFILISLLTFNLLNSQNEIHLSKVEVEDVNGQFIYLLNGEKLDGIIYHNHPNNKLKVKFHIKDGLKEGPSQEYYSNGQLKVKTSFKDGQQSGLYESYFENGQLHARYIWKDISPDGISEEYYDNGNLHFKFIWKDGSPQDTIKSFFKNGQLKDLVIYKEGKREGLYEEYYENGQLLETFVYKAGKIDGPYTAYFENGQLKEESNYKEGKIDGSAKGYYENGQLEEVSTYKAGVRNGSLLKYYIDGQLFAKTTYKNGKLNGHFETYFENGKLSIRGNFINDIKDGVYETYHENGNLKLKGNYINGKNNGVFEIYFENGELSWIQTYKNDKLNGRCDSYYENGKIKKKGNFKNGLKDGLFENYNKKGKLTKKVIYKDDKEIKG